DNA sequence from the Streptomyces sp. HUAS 15-9 genome:
GGCGGCGCTGTCGCGTGCGCAGACTGCCGTCGGTTTGCCAGGCGAACGCGATGCCGGCGCTGCGGCAGTAGTCCTCGACGGCACCGCGGTCATCGGTGCCGAAGGCCTCGCTGTAGGGGGCGCCGATCTCGTCGTTGTAGGTACGGGTGAGCAGCCAGCCTTCCCGCTCGAAGCGCTCGACCAGTTCGTCCGGCAGCGCCTCCAGGACGGCGCAGGCATCGGCGATGGCGGTGGCTCCGCCGGTGGCGGGTGCGGTCAGACAGGCGAACAGCATCAGGCCAGGCGGCCGGAGTGTGTAGCTGAGTTCGTGGTGCATGCACATCGGCTGGGTCGGTGGCCAGGCCGAGGAGGAGTACACGCCCGGGGCGTACGTCCTGCGGGGAGCGAAGGACTCCCTGTCGGTCATCAGGGCCGGGGCCAGCCGGTGGAGGACGACGCCGGCCTGGTTCGCGTCACGCAGGCGCAGGCCACGGACGAGGACCGCGCCGTGTTCGGTGACCAGGGTGCGCAGTGCGTGACGGTGGTCGGCCGCCCACGCCGGGGCGTCGCCGGGGGTGTCCACGTACAGGACCGGGGGCTTGCCGGGGTTCAGGTCCACCTTGAGGAGGGACGCCGGCGTCGCGTAGGACATGGTGGCTTTCCTTTCGATGTGGCTCATGTGGATGTGGTTCATGTTGATGTGGTTCGGTTCGATGTGGTTCAGCAAGCGGTCATCGGTTCGGGCGCTTGGCGCTCGGTTCGGTCGTCGACCAGGGCGGCCAGGTCGGTGAGGACCGGGTGTGCCATGACGTCCTTGAGGGACACGGTGCGGTCCAGGGCTATGGCGAGCTTCACCGCCGAGAGGGAGTTGCCGCCGCGGTCGAAGAAGTGGTCGCGGCGTCCGATGCGCTCTTCCGGCACGCCGAGGACATGGCCCCAGGCGGCGGCCAGCCGCTGCTCGGTCGGAGTGGCCGGTGGCTCGTGAGCGTCCTCGCTGCCGGCGCACTCGGTGGCGAGCACCGTCAGCGCCTTCTTGTCGATCTTGCTGTTGGCGGTCAGCGGAAGGCTTTCGCACCAGTGGAAGGCGGCCGGGACCATGTAGGCGGGCAGCGAGGCACCCAGCCGGTCGGCGAGGCTCCCGGAGTCGACGGGGTTCTGAGCGGAGTAGAAGGCGACCAGGTGCTTGCCGCGATCGGCGCGCTCGGTGACCACCACCGCGCCGTCGCGGACACCGGGCAGGCCCAGCAGGGCGTTCTCGATCTCGCCGATCTCGATCCGGAACCCGCGGATCTTGACCTGCGCATCGCGTCGGCCGAGGAACTCCAGCTTGCCCGAAGGATGCCAGCGGCCGTAGTCACCGCCGAGATAGAGCCGTGTGCCGGTCCGGTGCGGATCGTCGAGATAGGCCGCTCGGGTGCGTTCGGGATCGTTGATGTAGCCGCGGCCGACACACACTCCGGAGAACGCGATCAGGCCCGGCGCACCGAGTGGCACCGGTGCGAGGTGTTCGTCGACGACGTAGATGCGCACGTTGTTGACCGCCCGGCCGAGCAGGATGCGTTCCGGTGCCCGGTGCATGATCTCGTGGTTGGTGTCGTCCGAGGTCTCGGTGAGCCCGTAGGCGTTGACCAGCCTGATCCGGGGCTGGGCGGTGAACCAGCGCTCGGCGAGTTCCTTCTTCAGCGCTTCCCCGGTGACGGACACGTACCGCAGATCGGGCAGCGCGCGGGGGCGCTGTTCGAGCTCGGTAAGAACGGCTTCGAGGTAGGACGGCACGACCTGGACGACGGTGGCCCTGCCCTCGGTGACGGTGTCGAGGAATCGGGGGACGTCAAGGATGGCGTCCTGCTCGACCAGCAGGGCTCGCCCACCGGTCAGCAGGGCGCAGAGCAGTTGCCACAGGGAGATGTCGAAGCACTGCGGCGCGGTCTGGGCCACCACATGTCCTTCACCGATCTCGAGGTCGTCGATCTTGGCGTAGAGGTGGTTGAGCAGACCGGCGTGTTCACACATGGCGCCTTTCGGCTCACCGGTGGAGCCGGAGGTGAAGTAGATGTAGGCCAGTTGGCCGGGCGTGACCGGGATGCCGAGATCGTCGTCCGCGTGGTCTTCCTCGTACGCCGCCTCGACGAAGAGCCTCTCGACTCCGGGCAGCGAGTCGACGGCCCGGTCGAGGGTGGTGGTGCTGCCGGGTTCGGTCAGCGCCAGGGCGCAGTCGGCGCGGGAGAGCATGGCGGCGATGCGTTCGGCCGGGAAGTGCGGCTCGATGGGCAGGTAGGCAGCTCCGGACTTGAAGACCGCGAGGACCGCAGTCAGCCAGTCCAGGTTGCGTTCGGTCACCACCGCGACGACGCCTTCGCGAACCTGCCCACGGGCGGCAAGGGCGCGGGCCACCCGGTTCGCCCGGGCGTTGAGCTCCGCATAGGTCCACTGCCGGCCGGCGTGCACGGCGGCGACGGCATCCGGATGCATCCGCACCCGTTCCTCGAACAGCTCATGCACCCTCGCGTTCGGCAACTCTCGTTCGGGTCCTGCGAGTTGCTCCAACTGAAGGCGTTTTTCCGCGGCGGACAGCAGGCTCTGGCGGGCGTGTTCGGCATCGGGGTCGGCGGTCATCAGCGCCAGCGCGGTCAGGTGGTAGCCGGCGATGCGGGCGGCGCTCGTGGAGTCGAGCATGTCGGTGCGGTAACGCAGTCGCAGCACGAGCCGGCCGCCGTGGTGCCGGATGCCCACGCGCAGCGCGGTGTCCTCGGTGAGGTCCCCGTCGACCGCGGTGAGATCGAGGACGGTCTCGAACACCGGCCCGGTGAGGCGGAGTTCGCGCCGCAGCTGGTCGAGGTCCTCGGCCGGAACGGCCTGGTGCGCCCGCAGTGCAGCGACCGTCTGATGGCTTATGTGCGCCAGTTCCCACCAGGAGGCGGGTACCGTGGTGAGCCGGCACGGCAGCGGGCGGCCGTTCTCGGTGACGTAGCCGGTGGTGATCTCGCGCTCCGCGGACAGTGCCGCGAGGACCTTGGCGTGCGCCGCCAGCAGAAGCGAATCGATCGGTACCGCCAGTTCGTCCGCCAGTCGGCGCAGCCCGGCCACGGTACCGTCGGGGGCTTGTGCCTCGTACTGGCCGACGCCGGGCGTCGGGTGAGGGGTCCAGCGTGGTGCGGGGGTGAATCCGCCGGCTGTCAACACGCCGCGCCAGTACTCCAGGCCGTCGCGGGTGTGGTTCGGATGCGTTGTCATCGGGTCATTTCCTCTGCTTGTTGCCGGTGTCGGTGTCGTGGGATCAGTCGCCGCAGGCTCCGGCGGCGAGGGCGGCGTCGGTCTCCCGGCGGCTCTCGGGCTGGGTCTTGGGGCCGGGCATGTCCCGGGCCGGGTTGCCGGCCCACTGGGCGTGCGGGGAGACTTCCTCGCCCTTCATGAGGAAGGAGTCGGGGGCGAGCACGGCACCGTCGCCGATCGTCACGCCGTAGTGGACGAAGGCACCGACCCCGAGGGTGCAGCCGCTGCCGAGGGTGCTGCGGTCGGACTTGAAGGCGCCGTCCTCCTGCGAGTGGCACTGGACCACGGTCCCGGCGTTCAGCGTGGTGTCGTCGCCGATGGTCACGAGGGTGCGCTCAGGGAAGAAGCAGCCGTCGTCGAAGACCCGCTTGCCGATCCGGGCTCCCAGGAGCCGCCAGATCATGCTCTTGAAGGGGGTGCCGTCGAACACCTGGATGTAGTCGACCGAGGCCAGCTTCCAGAAGCGCTCGTGGCGCCAGAAAGGGGGCTCGTAGATCGAGCAGTACAGCGGCTTCTGTGTCCTGAATCCGGTGGAGGCCCGTTCGATCAGCGCGAAGTAGACGACGGTGAACGTGAGCGTGAGGACACCGGCCAGGGCGATCGCCGGTGCGCCGAGCGAGGGATAGAGGCCGGCCGCGCCCATGGTGATGAGGGTGATCACGAAGAGGTGGAGGAACCGCGCCGACAGGTACAGGCCGGCGGTCACGGCATTGTGCCTGTTCTTGGCGGCCAGGCGGCGGCGCCGTTCGTCGCCGGTCTCCAGGTGGCTGAACCTGTTGTCCCGCATCACCGTGCGCGGGATCTCGAAACTGGGTGAGCCCAGCAGGCCCACGCCCTCACGCACCGGACCGTCGATCGGGACCATGACCTTCGTGGCGAGCAGACAGTTGTCGCCGGTCTTGCCCTGGGAGGGGTAGGCGATGCGGTTCCCGAGGAAGTTCCGGGGGCCGATCGACGTGCGGGACACACGGAAGGACGTGCTGGAGAAGTCGGCGTTCATGAGGGACAGTCCGTCGGCGATCATGGTGCCGGTGCCGACAGAGCTCAGGTAGGGGTTGTCGTGCTGTACTTCGGTGCCGAAGTTGGACCCGGTCTGCTCGACTCGCGACAGGTCGTATCCGAGGTAGCGCAGGTAGTGCACGATGGCGGAGCTGTCGCCGAAGAGCGCGGTGAAGAACTTCCTGTTGGTCATCAGCGCGATCGCCCGGTGGATGCCGTAGTGGAAGCCGTACAGCGGATAGACCTTGCCGGGCTTGATGGCCCGGTTGAGGACGCGCGGCACGGTGCCCACGACGAGGAGGCCGGCGAGGAGGGAGCCGAAGAAGACCACCAGGGACGCGGTCAGCGCTTCGACGTAGAAAGCCGGGCTGCCCACCGGCCGGGGCTCCAGGAATGCGTGCAGCTCCGGGACGCCGGCCAGCAGGGCGCTCGCGCCGCCCATCGTCAACGGCAGCCACACCACCAGCAGGCTCAGCAACTGCATGGCGCCGTATGCGGTCCTCGTGCGGGTGGGGCAGTCGGCGGGGCCGACGGTCCGGTAGTCCACGTCGGCCGGCTG
Encoded proteins:
- a CDS encoding TauD/TfdA family dioxygenase; amino-acid sequence: MSYATPASLLKVDLNPGKPPVLYVDTPGDAPAWAADHRHALRTLVTEHGAVLVRGLRLRDANQAGVVLHRLAPALMTDRESFAPRRTYAPGVYSSSAWPPTQPMCMHHELSYTLRPPGLMLFACLTAPATGGATAIADACAVLEALPDELVERFEREGWLLTRTYNDEIGAPYSEAFGTDDRGAVEDYCRSAGIAFAWQTDGSLRTRQRRPAVTVHPVTGRRCWFNQIAFLNEWTIEPEIRDYLIDVHGADSLPFNTRFGSGDPIGPDIVQLLNDIYAAHTARAPWRAGDLMLVDNVRTAHSREAFQGPRDVLVAMAEPLTPAPCAPPAEMSSR
- a CDS encoding Pls/PosA family non-ribosomal peptide synthetase is translated as MTTVMERLLAEVLAGVVQVEQVAADSHFFNDLGADSMVMARFCARVRKREDLPTVSMKDIYRYPTIRSLAVALSDTAPASVPSQPPPEESTAQAQARPPADAGTAAATRRFVVCGMVQFLVFLAYSCLAAFAVAEGYDWISAGSGLFDLYLRSVLFAAVAFLGLCTFPIVAKWTLVGRWRCGEFPLWGTAYLRFWIVKTLIRTSPVRLFVGSPLYVLYLRALGARIGRGVTILTRTAPVCTDLFTVGDGTVIRKDVQLSCYRARGGLIQTGRVTLGSKVLVSEHTVLDIDTSMGDGSQLGHASSLHAGQAVPAGARWHGSPAQPADVDYRTVGPADCPTRTRTAYGAMQLLSLLVVWLPLTMGGASALLAGVPELHAFLEPRPVGSPAFYVEALTASLVVFFGSLLAGLLVVGTVPRVLNRAIKPGKVYPLYGFHYGIHRAIALMTNRKFFTALFGDSSAIVHYLRYLGYDLSRVEQTGSNFGTEVQHDNPYLSSVGTGTMIADGLSLMNADFSSTSFRVSRTSIGPRNFLGNRIAYPSQGKTGDNCLLATKVMVPIDGPVREGVGLLGSPSFEIPRTVMRDNRFSHLETGDERRRRLAAKNRHNAVTAGLYLSARFLHLFVITLITMGAAGLYPSLGAPAIALAGVLTLTFTVVYFALIERASTGFRTQKPLYCSIYEPPFWRHERFWKLASVDYIQVFDGTPFKSMIWRLLGARIGKRVFDDGCFFPERTLVTIGDDTTLNAGTVVQCHSQEDGAFKSDRSTLGSGCTLGVGAFVHYGVTIGDGAVLAPDSFLMKGEEVSPHAQWAGNPARDMPGPKTQPESRRETDAALAAGACGD
- a CDS encoding non-ribosomal peptide synthetase, with the protein product MTTHPNHTRDGLEYWRGVLTAGGFTPAPRWTPHPTPGVGQYEAQAPDGTVAGLRRLADELAVPIDSLLLAAHAKVLAALSAEREITTGYVTENGRPLPCRLTTVPASWWELAHISHQTVAALRAHQAVPAEDLDQLRRELRLTGPVFETVLDLTAVDGDLTEDTALRVGIRHHGGRLVLRLRYRTDMLDSTSAARIAGYHLTALALMTADPDAEHARQSLLSAAEKRLQLEQLAGPERELPNARVHELFEERVRMHPDAVAAVHAGRQWTYAELNARANRVARALAARGQVREGVVAVVTERNLDWLTAVLAVFKSGAAYLPIEPHFPAERIAAMLSRADCALALTEPGSTTTLDRAVDSLPGVERLFVEAAYEEDHADDDLGIPVTPGQLAYIYFTSGSTGEPKGAMCEHAGLLNHLYAKIDDLEIGEGHVVAQTAPQCFDISLWQLLCALLTGGRALLVEQDAILDVPRFLDTVTEGRATVVQVVPSYLEAVLTELEQRPRALPDLRYVSVTGEALKKELAERWFTAQPRIRLVNAYGLTETSDDTNHEIMHRAPERILLGRAVNNVRIYVVDEHLAPVPLGAPGLIAFSGVCVGRGYINDPERTRAAYLDDPHRTGTRLYLGGDYGRWHPSGKLEFLGRRDAQVKIRGFRIEIGEIENALLGLPGVRDGAVVVTERADRGKHLVAFYSAQNPVDSGSLADRLGASLPAYMVPAAFHWCESLPLTANSKIDKKALTVLATECAGSEDAHEPPATPTEQRLAAAWGHVLGVPEERIGRRDHFFDRGGNSLSAVKLAIALDRTVSLKDVMAHPVLTDLAALVDDRTERQAPEPMTAC